Proteins encoded within one genomic window of Balneolaceae bacterium:
- a CDS encoding BCCT family transporter — MSQTEQEKKKASGNPGVKKYFDIHGPVFWPSVILIALLIVGTLIAGESAEEAFNSARVFITDSASWLFVAAVNIFIGFSLYFAFSKYGRIRLGGEGAEPEFSTSAWFAMLFSAGMGIGLMFFAVAEPMWHLISPPHAEVGSTQAVRDAMGITFLHWGLHAWAIYAVVALALAFFAFNRKLPLSFRSVFYPLLGDRIDGWIGDVIDVLAVLATLFGLATSLGLGASQAGAGMEYVFGIANTVTLQVIIIAGVTAVATISVVVGIDKGVKVLSEFNIRIAALFLLFILFVGPTLYILSSFMQNIGHYIQNFASFATWTQAYEEGDFLNSWTMFYWAWWISWSPYVGMFIARISKGRTVKEFVLGVLIVPTLVTFLWMSGFGGSAIYLEIGGFAEIAEAVQADQTTSLFILLEQFPLSMITSFLAIVLVLSFFVTSSDSGSLVIDGLTSGGKLHAPVGQRIFWATTEGVVAAILLIGGGLGALQAGAISTGLPFTIVLLVMCYSLQQGLQREHEDLEDKSRAKERESYRDLVSNAIKKQQNK, encoded by the coding sequence ATGAGTCAAACAGAACAAGAGAAAAAAAAGGCATCGGGCAATCCCGGTGTTAAAAAATATTTTGATATTCACGGACCGGTTTTTTGGCCGTCCGTAATACTCATTGCTCTTTTAATTGTCGGTACTCTCATTGCCGGCGAATCAGCAGAAGAAGCCTTCAATTCGGCCAGGGTTTTTATTACTGATTCTGCAAGCTGGCTGTTTGTAGCCGCTGTAAATATCTTCATTGGATTTTCCCTCTATTTTGCATTCAGCAAATATGGCAGGATTCGTCTTGGCGGAGAGGGAGCTGAACCGGAATTCAGTACTTCGGCGTGGTTTGCAATGCTCTTTAGTGCAGGTATGGGAATCGGGCTGATGTTTTTCGCCGTAGCAGAACCGATGTGGCATCTTATCAGCCCGCCACATGCCGAAGTAGGCAGTACACAGGCCGTACGGGATGCTATGGGAATCACCTTTTTGCACTGGGGATTACATGCCTGGGCAATCTATGCAGTTGTAGCTTTAGCACTGGCCTTTTTTGCATTTAATCGTAAACTGCCCCTCTCCTTCCGCTCTGTGTTTTATCCTCTTTTGGGAGACCGCATCGATGGCTGGATCGGAGATGTAATTGATGTTTTAGCTGTACTGGCTACACTGTTTGGTTTAGCAACCTCTCTCGGGCTTGGTGCATCACAGGCCGGTGCGGGTATGGAGTATGTGTTTGGCATCGCAAATACAGTGACCCTACAGGTCATTATAATCGCCGGAGTTACAGCAGTAGCTACTATCTCGGTGGTAGTAGGCATTGACAAAGGTGTAAAAGTACTGAGTGAGTTTAACATACGAATTGCCGCTCTATTTTTACTTTTTATCCTGTTTGTTGGTCCTACTCTCTATATTCTCAGTTCCTTTATGCAAAACATAGGTCACTACATCCAAAATTTTGCAAGTTTTGCAACGTGGACTCAAGCCTACGAAGAGGGTGATTTCTTAAACTCATGGACTATGTTTTACTGGGCCTGGTGGATCTCATGGTCGCCCTATGTAGGGATGTTTATCGCCAGGATTTCAAAAGGACGCACTGTAAAAGAGTTTGTACTTGGTGTTTTAATTGTACCGACTCTGGTTACTTTTCTCTGGATGAGTGGTTTTGGCGGCAGTGCAATTTACCTGGAAATTGGCGGCTTTGCTGAAATTGCCGAAGCTGTTCAGGCCGACCAAACGACCTCGCTCTTTATACTGCTCGAACAGTTTCCACTCTCAATGATTACATCCTTCCTGGCTATAGTTTTAGTTCTCAGTTTCTTTGTAACTTCGTCTGACTCCGGCTCGCTGGTGATTGATGGTCTTACAAGCGGCGGGAAACTTCATGCACCCGTGGGACAGCGTATTTTCTGGGCCACTACCGAGGGGGTTGTAGCTGCAATTCTCCTCATTGGCGGCGGCCTTGGTGCATTACAGGCAGGCGCTATCAGTACCGGTCTGCCCTTTACAATTGTTCTGCTGGTGATGTGCTACAGCCTGCAGCAAGGGTTACAGCGTGAACATGAAGACCTCGAGGACAAATCCAGAGCTAAAGAACGTGAATCTTACAGAGACCTGGTTTCCAACGCAATAAAAAAACAACAGAATAAATAG